Proteins from a genomic interval of Medicago truncatula cultivar Jemalong A17 chromosome 3, MtrunA17r5.0-ANR, whole genome shotgun sequence:
- the LOC11405234 gene encoding gamma-interferon-responsive lysosomal thiol protein: protein MVSSSSNTFSLSLILFISFFSLFSPSQSHSKVSLELYYESLCPYSANFIVNYLPKIFKHDLLSIVDLKLVPWGNAKLRGNSTFDCQHGPYECLLNTVEACAIDIWPQLEKHFSFIYCVEDLAYQGKRTEWESCFEKLGLDSKLVNDCYRSERGNELELKYADETNALQPPHKYVPWVVVDGEPLYEDYENFLTYICKAYQGTDAPKSCTQASYIRVSTIREVEAKAKHSFCVMERVMPTWEKIRSTVASWMSQMNFLGEV, encoded by the exons atggtttcttcttcttcaaacactttttctctttctctgatCTTATTcatctctttcttttccttATTCTCTCCTTCTCAATCTCACAGCAAAGTTTCCTTAGAATTATACTATGAAAGTTTGTGTCCTTACAGTGCCAATTTCATTGTTAATTACCTACCTAAAATCTTCAAACATGATCTTCTCTCAATAGTTGACCTTAAACTTGTTCCATGGGGTAATGCTAAACTCAGAGGTAATTCCACCTTTGATTGCCAG CATGGTCCATATGAGTGTTTGTTGAACACTGTTGAAGCTTGTGCTATTGATATCTGGCCTCAACTG GAAAAGCATTTCTCTTTCATCTATTGTGTTGAGGATCTGGCGTATCAGGGTAAGCGCACAGAGTGGGAATCTTGTTTTGAGAAACTGGGTCTGGATTCAAAACTTGTTAATGATTGTTATCGTAGTGAACGTGGAAACGAG TTGGAGCTAAAGTATGCAGATGAAACAAATGCTCTACAGCCTCCTCACAAGTACGTTCCATGGGTAGTTGTGGATGGAGAACCACTCTACGAG gATTATGAAAACTTCTTAACCTATATCTGTAAGGCTTATCAAGGCACGGATGCACCCAAAAGTTGCACCCAAGCTTCGTATATTAGAGTTAGTACTATTCGAGAAGTGGAAGCAAAGGCTAAGCATTCATTTTGTGTTATGGAAAGAGTGATGCCAACATGGGAGAAAATAAGGTCAACCGTCGCCTCATGGATGAGCCAGATGAACTTTCTAGGTGAAGTCTAG
- the LOC11405233 gene encoding gamma-interferon-responsive lysosomal thiol protein, whose product MVSSNTLSLSLILFLSFFSFFSPSQSHNKVSLELYYESLCPYCANFIVNYLPQIFQHDLTSIVDLKLVPWGNAKLRGNSTIVCQHGPDECLLDRVEACAIDIWPQLSEHFPFIHCVEDFSYQGKHSEWESCYEKLGLDSSLVDHCYHSEHGKELDLKYAAQTNALQPPHTYVPWVVVDGEPLYDDYTNFLSYVCKAYQGTDAPQICTEPSFLSTVREVEAKTKHSFCAKERVMPTLETIRSTITSWMNFVGAV is encoded by the exons ATGGTTTCTTCCAACACTTTATCTCTTTCTCTAATCttattcctttctttcttttcctttttctctcctTCTCAATCTCACAACAAAGTTTCTTTAGAATTGTACTATGAAAGCTTGTGTCCTTACTGTGCCAATTTCATAGTCAATTACCTACCTCAAATATTCCAACACGACCTTACCTCAATCGTTGACCTTAAACTTGTTCCTTGGGGTAACGCAAAACTCAGAGGTAACTCCACCATTGTTTGCCAG CATGGTCCAGATGAGTGCTTGCTGGACAGGGTTGAAGCATGCGCTATTGATATCTGGCCTCAACTG AGCGAACATTTTCCTTTCATCCATTGTGTTGAGGATTTTTCGTATCAGGGGAAGCACTCAGAATGGGAATCTTGTTATGAGAAACTGGGTCTGGATTCATCACTTGTCGATCATTGTTATCATAGTGAGCATGGAAAAGAG TTGGATCTAAAGTATGCAGCTCAAACAAATGCTCTACAGCCTCCTCACACGTATGTCCCGTGGGTAGTTGTGGATGGAGAACCACTCTACGAT GATTATACAAACTTCTTAAGCTATGTCTGTAAGGCTTACCAAGGCACCGATGCACCACAAATTTGCACCGAACCATCATTTCTTAGTACTGTTCGAGAAGTGGAAGCGAAGACTAAGCATTCATTCTGTGCTAAGGAAAGAGTGATGCCAACATTGGAAACAATAAGGTCAACCATTACCTCATGGATGAACTTTGTAGGTGCAGTTTAG